One genomic segment of Vulpes lagopus strain Blue_001 chromosome 9, ASM1834538v1, whole genome shotgun sequence includes these proteins:
- the FOXH1 gene encoding forkhead box protein H1: MGPCSHPRLGLPGSESSSQPPKRRKKRYLRHDKPPYTYLAMIALVIQAAPSRRLKLAQIIRQVQAAFPFFKDDYEGWKDSIRHNLSSNRCFRKVPKDPAKPQAKGNFWAVDVSLIPAEALRLQNTALCRRWQSRGARGAFAKDLGPYVLHGWPYRPPSPQPPPSPQPPPSEGFSIKSLLGDPGEGAARGSPGEEGVRTPPLPCERPPWPPCPLPGPRRADEEASQGGTSRPPPLSPEHRAWPLHLLQASPDPGGLPSGSHRPSLWGQLPTSYLPIYTPNVVMPLAPLPPASCPQCPPSTSSAYWGVASETHGPPGLLWDLDALFQGVPPNKSIYDVWVSHSRDPAASTPGWLFSWYSL; encoded by the exons ATGGGGCCCTGCAGCCACCCacgcctggggctccctgggtcGGAGTCGTCCTCCCAGCCCcccaagaggaggaagaaaagatacCTGCGGCATGACAAGCCCCCCTACACCTACTTGGCCATGATTGCCTTGGTGATCCAGGCCGCGCCCTCCCGTAGGCTGAAGCTGGCCCAG ATCATCCGTCAGGTCCAGGCCGCGTTCCCCTTCTTCAAGGACGACTACGAGGGCTGGAAGGACTCCATCCGCCACAACCTCTCCTCCAACCGCTGCTTCCGCAAG GTGCCTAAGGATCCGGCGAAGCCCCAGGCCAAGGGCAATTTCTGGGCCGTCGACGTGAGCCTGATCCCGGCCGAGGCGCTGCGGCTGCAGAACACGGCCCTGTGCCGGCGCTGGCAGAgcaggggcgcgcggggcgccTTCGCCAAGGACCTGGGCCCCTACGTGCTGCACGGCTGGCCTTACCGCCCGCCCAGCCCCCAGCCGCCGCCCAGCCCCCAGCCGCCGCCCAGCGAGGGCTTCAGCATAAAGTCTTTGCTGGGGGACCCCggggaaggggcagcccggggcagccccggggaggagggggtgcgCACTCCCCCCCTGCCCTGCGAGCGGCCTCCGTGGCCGCCCTGCCCGCTCCCCGGGCCCAGGAGAGCAGACGAGGAGGCTTCCCAGGGGGGGACCAGCAGGCCCCCGCCCCTttcccctgagcacagagcctggcctcTCCACTTACTGCAGGCTTCCCCAGACCCCGGGGGGCTGCCCAGTGGGAGTCACAGGCCCTCACTCTGGGGGCAGCTGCCCACCTCGTACTTGCCCATCTACACTCCCAATGTGGTAATGCCCCTGGCTCCACTACCACCTGCATCCTGTCCCCAGTGCCCACCTTCAACCAGCTCAGCCTACTGGGGGGTGGCCTCCGAAACTCACGGCCCCCCAGGGCTGCTCTGGGATCTCGATGCCCTCTTCCAGGGGGTACCACCCAACAAGAGCATCTATGATGTGTGGGTGAGCCACTCCCGGGATCCAGCTGCCTCCACCCCTGGCTGGCTATTCTCCTGGTACAGCCTGTGA